A stretch of the Nitrospirota bacterium genome encodes the following:
- a CDS encoding GAF and ANTAR domain-containing protein encodes MESKRRQSVAQLEQALREKTREVDVLHRISESITNTLDLEAVLKHIVEVVVEVTKADACLLYLLSDSHDELILRASKNPHPKLIGRITIGLGEGITGWVARERTRVVIPSNASDDPRFKFFHNLPEDRYQAFVSVPIMAKKEVVGVINVQHKRPRRYRPDELALLSTIANQVGGAIENARLYDQMKRKALQLETLSQVSETVASNRLIEDVLQLIVTMTAQMMNSKICSIMLLDEPTGELRIVATQSLSEAYRRKPNLKVGQSISGRAVQERRPIIVPDVTKERDYMYPDMAKKEGLCSLLSVPMMIRDKAVGVINSYTSVPHNFTAEEVKLLQAIANQAAIAIEHTTLMEKSFEMQEALAVRKLLERAKGYLMRSKKLSEEEAFKLIQRQSMDLRKSMREIAEAILLAGEIEERAERQKM; translated from the coding sequence ATGGAGTCCAAGCGCCGACAATCCGTGGCTCAGTTGGAACAGGCCTTGCGCGAGAAGACGCGCGAGGTGGACGTGCTGCATCGCATCAGCGAGTCCATCACCAACACGCTGGATCTCGAGGCGGTGCTCAAGCACATCGTCGAAGTGGTGGTCGAAGTGACCAAGGCCGACGCCTGTCTCCTGTACCTGCTCTCCGACAGCCACGATGAATTGATCCTGCGGGCGTCGAAAAATCCCCATCCCAAGCTGATCGGCCGGATCACGATCGGTCTCGGCGAGGGCATCACCGGGTGGGTCGCGCGCGAGCGCACGCGGGTCGTGATCCCCAGCAATGCGAGCGACGATCCGCGGTTCAAGTTCTTCCACAATCTGCCGGAAGACCGCTACCAGGCGTTCGTCTCGGTCCCGATCATGGCCAAGAAGGAAGTCGTGGGCGTCATCAACGTGCAGCACAAGCGGCCGCGACGCTACCGGCCGGACGAGTTGGCGCTGCTCTCCACCATCGCCAACCAGGTCGGCGGGGCCATCGAAAACGCGCGGCTCTACGACCAGATGAAGCGCAAGGCGCTGCAACTGGAAACCCTGTCGCAGGTATCGGAGACCGTCGCCTCGAACCGCCTGATCGAGGATGTGCTGCAACTCATCGTCACGATGACGGCGCAGATGATGAACTCGAAAATCTGCTCCATCATGCTGCTGGACGAGCCGACCGGGGAGTTGCGGATCGTGGCGACGCAGAGCTTGAGCGAGGCGTACCGCCGGAAGCCCAATCTCAAGGTCGGGCAGAGCATCAGCGGACGGGCGGTCCAGGAACGCCGGCCCATCATCGTGCCGGACGTCACCAAAGAGCGGGACTACATGTATCCGGACATGGCGAAGAAAGAAGGGCTCTGCTCGCTGCTCTCGGTGCCCATGATGATCCGGGACAAAGCCGTCGGCGTGATCAACAGCTATACCTCCGTGCCGCACAACTTCACGGCCGAAGAGGTCAAGCTCCTGCAGGCGATCGCCAACCAGGCGGCCATCGCGATCGAGCACACGACGCTGATGGAGAAGTCGTTCGAAATGCAGGAAGCGCTGGCGGTGCGGAAGCTGCTCGAACGGGCCAAGGGCTATCTCATGCGGTCCAAGAAACTTTCGGAGGAAGAAGCCTTCAAGCTGATTCAGCGGCAGAGCATGGATCTGCGCAAGTCCATGCGGGAAATCGCGGAAGCGATCCTGCTGGCGGGAGAGATCGAGGAAAGAGCCGAACGGCAAAAGATGTAA
- the aroB gene encoding 3-dehydroquinate synthase, whose amino-acid sequence MDPIGEYTVRVSLAERSYDIRIARGTLQEVGTTLDRLGLSDKVGIVTDRNVAERYLPRVVKSVKAAGFRAVPIVLPAGERSKTLRSVFDILDELIRAGFERRSALVALGGGVIGDLTGFAAAIYLRGIPFIQVPTTLVAQVDSSVGGKTGVDHPLGKNLIGAFHQPRAVLIDPDTLRTLPKREWVGGLAEVIKYGMIADEPFFAYLEKHVEALLRMEPEPVVQIIKRSCEIKAQVVAEDERESDRRRVLNYGHTIGHALEALGGYRSLIHGEAVAIGMVQEADLARHLGICGREVVGRLRGLVRAAGLSDTMPQVPFSALWKAMQHDKKVAGGTVYGVWPERIGRVRIAPLARDVCRQWFVGRRSTSKR is encoded by the coding sequence ATGGATCCTATCGGGGAGTACACGGTTCGGGTCTCGCTCGCCGAGCGAAGCTACGACATTCGTATCGCGCGCGGGACGCTGCAAGAAGTCGGGACCACCCTCGACCGGCTCGGGCTCTCAGACAAAGTCGGGATCGTCACGGACCGCAACGTGGCGGAGCGGTACCTGCCGCGGGTTGTGAAGTCGGTCAAGGCCGCCGGCTTCCGGGCGGTGCCGATCGTCCTGCCGGCGGGCGAACGGAGCAAGACGCTGCGGTCGGTGTTCGACATCTTGGACGAACTGATCCGCGCCGGGTTCGAACGTCGATCGGCCCTGGTCGCCCTGGGAGGCGGCGTCATCGGGGATCTCACCGGCTTCGCCGCCGCGATCTATCTCCGAGGAATCCCTTTCATACAGGTCCCCACAACCTTGGTCGCCCAGGTCGATTCCAGCGTCGGAGGAAAAACCGGCGTCGACCATCCCCTCGGAAAAAATCTGATCGGCGCGTTCCACCAGCCGCGAGCGGTGCTCATCGATCCTGACACGTTGAGAACGCTCCCCAAACGGGAATGGGTGGGCGGCCTGGCCGAGGTCATCAAGTACGGCATGATTGCGGACGAACCCTTTTTTGCCTATCTGGAAAAACACGTGGAGGCGCTCCTGCGGATGGAGCCGGAGCCGGTGGTTCAGATCATCAAGCGGTCCTGCGAAATCAAGGCGCAGGTCGTGGCCGAGGACGAACGGGAATCCGATCGCCGGCGGGTCCTCAATTACGGGCATACCATCGGGCATGCGTTGGAGGCCCTCGGAGGATACCGGTCGCTCATTCACGGGGAAGCGGTCGCCATCGGGATGGTGCAGGAAGCCGATCTCGCCCGGCATCTCGGGATCTGCGGTCGGGAAGTCGTGGGTCGCCTGCGGGGACTGGTGCGCGCCGCGGGCCTGTCAGACACCATGCCCCAGGTGCCGTTCAGCGCGCTCTGGAAGGCCATGCAGCACGACAAGAAAGTGGCGGGCGGGACGGTCTACGGCGTATGGCCGGAGCGGATAGGCCGGGTCAGGATCGCGCCATTGGCACGTGACGTTTGCCGGCAGTGGTTCGTGGGGCGGCGGTCGACAAGCAAGAGATAA
- the aroC gene encoding chorismate synthase, translating to MLRYLNGGESHGKYLVAILEGVPAGLPLTPDMINHDLARRQKGYGRGGRMRVEEDRVEFACGVRKGQTIGNPIGLLIANKDWENWKDVMAVEPGPVPPEKVVTRPRPGHADLVGAIKYGHRDIRNVLEKASARETAIRVAIGGVAKALLTHFGMRVISYTVEIGGVAAKRCDDPVEAYERAEASDVRSPDPEAGAKMVEQIRTAKHRGDTLGGVFEVVVTNPPIGLGSYAQWDRRLSARLAMAAMSIQAMKGVEIGMGFEAARRFGSEVHDEIYYDHTRREFVRKTNNAGGLEGGITNGQPIVIRVAMKPISTLYSPKKSVDIETKEPFDATVERSDICTVPAAGVVGEAVVAFEMANALIEKFGGDSLEEMKRNFAAYQAYVKAF from the coding sequence ATGTTGCGCTATTTGAACGGAGGCGAATCCCACGGCAAGTATCTCGTCGCCATCCTGGAAGGCGTTCCCGCCGGGCTTCCGCTGACACCCGACATGATCAACCATGACCTGGCCCGCCGCCAGAAGGGCTACGGGCGGGGCGGTCGTATGCGCGTGGAGGAAGACCGGGTCGAGTTCGCGTGCGGGGTACGAAAAGGACAGACCATCGGCAATCCGATCGGTCTGCTCATCGCGAACAAGGATTGGGAAAATTGGAAGGACGTCATGGCCGTCGAGCCGGGGCCGGTCCCTCCGGAAAAAGTGGTCACCAGACCGCGTCCGGGCCACGCCGATTTGGTCGGGGCCATCAAATACGGCCATCGGGACATTCGGAACGTCCTCGAAAAAGCGAGCGCCAGGGAAACGGCGATCCGCGTGGCGATCGGCGGAGTGGCCAAGGCGTTGTTGACTCACTTCGGGATGCGGGTGATCAGCTACACGGTGGAGATCGGCGGCGTCGCCGCAAAACGATGCGACGATCCGGTCGAAGCCTATGAACGGGCCGAGGCGTCGGACGTCCGTTCGCCCGATCCGGAGGCCGGCGCGAAAATGGTGGAACAGATCAGAACGGCCAAACACCGGGGCGATACGCTCGGGGGGGTTTTCGAGGTCGTCGTGACGAACCCCCCGATCGGCCTGGGGTCCTACGCGCAATGGGACCGGCGGCTCAGCGCGCGCCTTGCCATGGCGGCGATGAGCATCCAGGCCATGAAAGGGGTGGAGATCGGCATGGGGTTCGAAGCGGCCCGCCGCTTCGGATCGGAAGTCCACGACGAGATTTATTACGACCATACGCGCCGGGAGTTCGTCCGCAAGACCAACAACGCCGGAGGGCTGGAAGGCGGAATCACCAATGGCCAGCCCATCGTCATTCGGGTGGCCATGAAGCCGATCTCGACCCTGTACAGTCCCAAGAAGAGCGTGGACATCGAGACCAAGGAACCCTTCGACGCCACGGTGGAACGTTCCGATATCTGCACCGTGCCGGCCGCCGGCGTGGTCGGGGAGGCGGTGGTCGCCTTCGAGATGGCCAATGCGCTGATCGAGAAGTTCGGGGGCGACAGTTTGGAAGAGATGAAGCGCAACTTTGCTGCGTATCAGGCTTACGTAAAAGCCTTTTAG